In bacterium, a genomic segment contains:
- a CDS encoding Rrf2 family transcriptional regulator yields MQVSRELDYGIRAMVVLSAHEREVLSKRTIAGEFRIPVNFLALILPKLVRSGLVESLPGPKGGYRIAKPASKISMYDVVIAIENEVAFNRCLAVKPSCESKGNCPVSLVWKKLQCDAMDYLKGVTFESLATNFEKSL; encoded by the coding sequence ATGCAGGTATCGCGGGAGCTGGATTACGGCATCAGAGCGATGGTGGTCTTGTCCGCTCACGAGAGGGAGGTCCTCTCCAAGAGGACGATCGCCGGCGAGTTTCGTATCCCTGTCAATTTTCTCGCCCTGATATTGCCCAAGCTCGTGCGCTCCGGGCTCGTGGAATCGCTTCCCGGGCCGAAGGGGGGCTACAGGATCGCGAAGCCAGCTTCGAAGATATCGATGTACGACGTGGTGATCGCCATCGAGAACGAGGTGGCGTTCAACCGTTGCCTCGCCGTCAAACCCAGCTGCGAGTCCAAGGGAAACTGCCCCGTGTCGCTGGTCTGGAAAAAACTCCAATGCGACGCGATGGATTATCTCAAGGGCGTGACGTTCGAAAGTCTGGCGACTAATTTTGAGAAGTCTTTATAG